One window of Blastocatellia bacterium genomic DNA carries:
- a CDS encoding NAD(P)-dependent alcohol dehydrogenase, translated as MKAYEVREFGIDHLALVERDEPQPASNEVVVRFRAASLNYRDLMFVKGTYNPRARLPAVPLSDGAGEITAVGSSVTRWRVGDRVCPIFTQGWIEGPTTMRKNRTAIGAGDFDGVLREYGAFSEEGLVRVPDHLSFEEAATLPCAAVTAWHALVNSGNLKAGETVLALGTGGVSIFALQLARMHGARVIITSSSDEKLERARALGAAETINYRNTPEWDKEVARLTGKLGVDHVIEVGGPGTLTRSLNAARVGGHVALIGVLAMGGDFNPLSVLMKSVRLQGVFVGSRQMFEEMNRAIGANQLKPVIDRTFNFAEVGEALRYMESGSHFGKIVITY; from the coding sequence ATGAAAGCCTACGAAGTCCGCGAATTCGGTATTGACCACCTGGCGCTTGTCGAGCGCGACGAGCCGCAACCGGCAAGCAATGAAGTCGTCGTGCGCTTCCGCGCCGCGTCGTTGAATTACCGCGACCTGATGTTTGTCAAAGGCACTTACAACCCGCGCGCACGGCTGCCCGCCGTGCCGCTGTCGGACGGCGCCGGCGAAATCACCGCCGTCGGCAGCAGTGTGACGCGATGGCGCGTCGGCGACCGCGTCTGCCCGATCTTCACGCAGGGCTGGATCGAAGGGCCGACAACGATGCGGAAGAATCGCACGGCGATTGGCGCCGGCGACTTCGACGGCGTGTTGCGCGAATACGGCGCGTTCAGCGAAGAAGGTCTGGTTAGAGTTCCCGATCATCTGTCGTTTGAAGAAGCCGCAACGCTGCCGTGCGCCGCCGTCACTGCCTGGCACGCCTTGGTCAACTCTGGCAACCTGAAAGCCGGCGAAACGGTGCTGGCGCTCGGCACCGGCGGCGTGTCCATCTTCGCCCTGCAACTGGCGAGAATGCATGGAGCGCGGGTGATCATCACGTCGAGCAGCGACGAGAAGCTTGAGCGCGCCCGCGCGCTGGGGGCCGCCGAAACGATCAATTACCGCAACACCCCTGAGTGGGACAAAGAGGTCGCGCGCCTGACCGGCAAGCTCGGCGTAGATCATGTGATCGAAGTCGGCGGCCCTGGGACGTTGACGAGATCACTGAACGCGGCGCGCGTCGGCGGCCACGTCGCGCTGATCGGCGTGCTGGCGATGGGCGGCGATTTCAACCCGCTCAGCGTCCTGATGAAGAGCGTCCGCTTGCAGGGCGTCTTCGTCGGCTCGCGTCAGATGTTTGAAGAGATGAACCGCGCCATCGGGGCGAATCAACTGAAGCCGGTGATTGATCGGACATTCAACTTTGCCGAAGTCGGCGAGGCGCTCCGCTATATGGAGAGCGGCTCGCACTTCGGCAAGATCGTCATCACCTATTGA
- a CDS encoding 2-oxoacid:acceptor oxidoreductase subunit alpha, whose product MESTTILNNVEEKHIEELEAVTIRFAGDSGDGMQLTGTQFTNTTAIVGNDISTLPDFPAEIRAPAGSLPGVSGFQLNFSNHDIRTPGDEPNVLVAMNPAALKVNLPDLEAGGLLIVNIDAFSENNLKKASYASNPLNDNSLDGYRVFRLPISTLNRAALKEIKLPPKEIDRCKNFWALGLMYWLYDRPMGPTERWIEAKFRTKPDVAQANLTALKAGFAYGDAAEIFTTHYRVRKAAITPGKYRNITGNQATALGCVAASVLAGRPLFYASYPITPASDILHELSMHKNFGVKTFQAEDEIAAMCATVGASFTGQLALTGTSGPGLALKSEAIGLAVMTELPVVIIDVQRGGPSTGLPTKTEQADLLQAMFGRNGECPVAIVAAATPADCFAMAVEAFRVAVRHMIPVIYLTDGYLGNGAEPWKLPKMEDLPKFGVEFTTEAEGFLPYMRDPDSLARNWAIPGTPGLEHRVGGLEKADITGNVSYDPENHMHMVLTRAEKVARIADDIPELEVYGEPQGRLLVVGWGSTYGAITSAVEEMQQRGQSVSSIHLRHLNPFPRNLGEILGRFDRVLVPELNMGQLCMLLRAKYLVPAISYPKVKGKPFKISELLAKMKEVYEDEL is encoded by the coding sequence ATGGAATCAACAACGATTCTCAACAACGTCGAAGAGAAACACATTGAAGAACTCGAAGCCGTGACCATCCGCTTCGCCGGCGATTCCGGCGACGGCATGCAGTTGACCGGCACGCAGTTCACCAATACGACGGCCATCGTCGGCAACGACATCTCGACGTTGCCTGACTTCCCGGCAGAGATTCGCGCCCCTGCCGGCAGTCTGCCGGGCGTTTCGGGCTTCCAGCTCAACTTCTCGAATCACGATATCCGCACGCCGGGCGACGAGCCGAACGTGTTGGTGGCGATGAACCCGGCGGCGCTGAAAGTGAACCTGCCCGATCTCGAAGCCGGCGGCTTGCTGATCGTCAACATCGATGCCTTCAGTGAAAACAACCTGAAGAAGGCCAGCTACGCCAGCAACCCGCTCAACGACAACAGCCTCGACGGCTACCGCGTCTTCCGCCTGCCGATTTCGACGCTCAACCGCGCGGCGCTGAAAGAGATCAAGCTGCCGCCGAAAGAGATTGACCGCTGCAAGAATTTCTGGGCGCTCGGCCTGATGTACTGGCTCTATGACCGCCCGATGGGACCGACCGAGCGCTGGATCGAAGCCAAGTTCCGCACTAAGCCCGACGTGGCGCAAGCGAACCTGACGGCACTGAAGGCCGGGTTTGCTTACGGCGACGCCGCCGAGATCTTCACGACGCATTACCGCGTGCGCAAGGCGGCGATCACGCCGGGCAAGTATCGCAACATCACCGGCAATCAGGCGACGGCGCTCGGATGTGTGGCGGCGTCGGTTTTGGCGGGCCGCCCGCTCTTTTATGCGAGCTACCCGATCACGCCGGCCTCTGACATTCTGCATGAGCTGTCCATGCACAAGAACTTCGGCGTCAAGACGTTTCAGGCCGAAGACGAGATTGCCGCGATGTGCGCGACGGTCGGCGCGTCGTTTACGGGGCAACTGGCGCTGACGGGGACGAGCGGGCCGGGGCTGGCGCTGAAGAGTGAAGCCATCGGGCTTGCGGTCATGACTGAATTGCCGGTGGTCATCATTGACGTGCAGCGCGGCGGGCCATCAACGGGATTGCCGACGAAGACCGAGCAGGCCGACTTGCTGCAAGCCATGTTCGGGCGCAACGGCGAATGCCCGGTCGCCATCGTCGCCGCCGCGACTCCGGCTGACTGTTTTGCCATGGCGGTCGAAGCCTTCCGCGTCGCTGTGCGCCATATGATCCCGGTAATCTATCTTACGGACGGCTATCTCGGCAACGGCGCCGAGCCCTGGAAGCTACCCAAGATGGAAGACCTGCCGAAGTTCGGCGTCGAGTTTACGACTGAGGCCGAAGGCTTCCTGCCCTACATGCGCGACCCGGATTCGCTGGCGCGCAACTGGGCGATACCGGGAACGCCCGGCCTTGAGCATCGCGTCGGCGGGCTTGAAAAGGCCGACATCACCGGCAACGTTTCTTACGATCCCGAAAACCACATGCACATGGTCTTGACGCGCGCCGAAAAGGTGGCGCGCATTGCCGACGACATCCCGGAGCTTGAAGTGTACGGCGAGCCGCAAGGGCGCTTGCTGGTCGTCGGCTGGGGCTCGACCTACGGGGCGATCACCTCGGCGGTCGAAGAGATGCAGCAGCGCGGCCAGTCGGTGTCGAGCATCCACCTGCGCCATCTCAATCCGTTCCCGCGCAACCTCGGCGAAATCCTCGGGCGCTTTGACCGCGTGCTGGTGCCGGAATTGAACATGGGCCAGTTGTGCATGCTGCTGCGCGCCAAGTATCTGGTGCCGGCCATCTCTTATCCGAAGGTCAAGGGCAAGCCGTTCAAGATCAGCGAGCTGCTGGCGAAGATGAAGGAAGTCTATGAGGATGAGTTATGA